One Candidatus Limnocylindrales bacterium genomic window, GGCGTAGCCGTGCGGCTCGGTGACGGCGATGGCCGGGTCGGCCGGATCGTAGTTGATCGGCGACAGATAGAGCTTGATGTTCGGCTGCGCCTCGAGGAGGCGGAAGCGCGCCATGCCGGAAATGCTCGAGAGTGCGGTGACGCGGAAGGACATCCTGAACCAGTCGCTCCACTCGCCGATCCTGATCGTCTCGGTACGGCCGTCCAGCGTCACCTGCACCGAATCGGCCCCGGCAGCTTTGATCCGCAGCGGCACGGTCAGGCGCGCGTGCTTCTCCTCGAGCGGATTGGCCGGGCCTTCGATGGTGGTCTCGACGTCGGTCGCGTTGGCCAGCGACATCACCTTGCCGCCGAGCTCGGGAGCTGCCGCCTCGCGCGGGCTCATCTCGCTCGACCAGTAGTGGAACGTGCCCTCGCTGCCGCGGATGTCGGGCACGCCGAGGCCGCCCTGGCCGTAGCCGTGCTCCATGGGCTCGAGCGGGAAGATGCACGGCACGCGCAGCACCACCGAACGCTTTCCGGCGCGGTCGGCGGTTGTCCAGAAGGCCTCGCCCGACATCGTCGTCGTGAACGTCTCGGGCTTCCTTGGGATCAGGTTGAACCAGTACTCGGCGTTGTGGCTGACGGCGCCGGTGCGGTCGGGCAGATACGTCTTGGGATCGCGAAGGATGAAATCGAAGATGCCGTGGCCGCCCGGATTGCGTCCGGTCGTGAAGGTGGACCAGGCGGTGCAGGAGGCCGGAGGGGTCGTCGTCTGCAGGCGGTGGAAGGACCCCTCCTCGATCAGCTTGGAGATGTTGGGCAGCTTGTCCTTCCACTGCTGGACGAAGTCGGGGTCGACGCCGTCGAAGCCGAGCACGATCACGCGCTTGTCCGGGGCCGGTCCCTGGTCGCGGCGTCCCTCGCCGCAGCCGGCGGCCGTCGCGAGGACGGCTATCGACAAGGCAGCCGCGGCCGCGCGGGCGAAAGGCGGCACCGTTGCCGTTGCGGTGCCAGTCGCGCCTGCCCATGCCGGCATGGCGATGCCGGCGCTCGTGGTGGTCGTGTCAGTTTCCATCATCCTCGTCGTGTTGCGCAGCGCCGCCGAAGGCTGCTGCATGGCAAGCGGAGTTTTTCGTCTGTCGCAGTCGCTGGCTTGGACCGCACCCGGAGTCAGGGGCGGCGGGTCATTCGGTGTTGACCCTTTTTCCATCAAGAAGACGCACGTACAAATCTTCGATCTGCCCCACCATGGCGCGGGCGGAGTACCGCTCCACCACCCTTTGCCGAGCGTTGTCGGCGATCTGAGCA contains:
- a CDS encoding alkaline phosphatase family protein, with the translated sequence MQQPSAALRNTTRMMETDTTTTSAGIAMPAWAGATGTATATVPPFARAAAAALSIAVLATAAGCGEGRRDQGPAPDKRVIVLGFDGVDPDFVQQWKDKLPNISKLIEEGSFHRLQTTTPPASCTAWSTFTTGRNPGGHGIFDFILRDPKTYLPDRTGAVSHNAEYWFNLIPRKPETFTTTMSGEAFWTTADRAGKRSVVLRVPCIFPLEPMEHGYGQGGLGVPDIRGSEGTFHYWSSEMSPREAAAPELGGKVMSLANATDVETTIEGPANPLEEKHARLTVPLRIKAAGADSVQVTLDGRTETIRIGEWSDWFRMSFRVTALSSISGMARFRLLEAQPNIKLYLSPINYDPADPAIAVTEPHGYAADLHSAVGDFKTVGWNHETWGLNEERIDDEAFMQDVWDTFAETETITLRELEEKNADLFISVFVETDRTAHMMFRLMDPSHPKYDAALAAKYGDSIQKTYLRMDEIIGKVRSKMKPEDVLLILSDHGFHSWKRGFNVNTWLVQEGFMTLKGGAKSTDRKFLQDVDWSKTRAYALGVGGIYLNVKGRDGKGIVAPGAEYDALAREIADKLKRVLDPDTGQPVVAEVYLAKEVWKGERLADAQDLQIGMVSGYRVSSATPLGGAPEGLFENNEKKWSGDHATTQTSITEGILISNRKIDAAAPAIGDLAPTILTLLGVEVPTGYDGKALAIAAPGGK